In a single window of the Pseudopipra pipra isolate bDixPip1 chromosome 21, bDixPip1.hap1, whole genome shotgun sequence genome:
- the LOC135425572 gene encoding pinopsin isoform X1, translated as MYSPDSSQEPPNNGTPGPFDGPQWPHQAPRAVYLSVAVLMGLVVVSASVVNGLVIMVSIRYKKLRSPLNYILVNLAVADLLVTLCGSSVSLSNNISGFFVFGKRLCELEGFMVSLTGIVGLWSLAILALERYVVVCRPLGDFRFKHRHAVSGCAFTWSWSLLWTTPPLMGWSSYVPEGLRTSCGPNWYTGGSNNNSYILALFVTCFVMPLSLILFSYANLLMTLRAAAAQQQESDTTQQAEREVTRMVVAMVMAFLICWLPYSTFALVVATHKDITIQPALASLPSYFSKTATVYNPIIYVFMNKQFQSCLLQMVCCGYHPRGTGKTSPAAPRPRPGVAAEGLQNKVMPSHPV; from the exons ATGTACTCCCCCGACAGCTCGCAGGAGCCCCCAAATAACGGGACCCCGGGGCCCTTTGATGGCCCCCAGTGGCCCCACCAGGCCCCACGGGCCGTGTACCTGTCGGTGGCCGTGCTGATGGGCCTCGTCGTGGTCTCTGCCTCGGTGGTGAACGGCTTGGTCATCATGGTTTCCATCAGGTACAAGAAGCTCCGGTCCCCCCTGAACTACATCCTGGTGAACTTGGCCGTGGCCGACCTGCTGGTGACGCTCTGCGGCAGCTCCGTCAGCCTCTCCAACAACATCAGCGGCTTCTTTGTGTTTGGCAAGCGCCTGTGCGAGCTGGAGGGCTTCATGGTCTCCCTCACAG gCATCGTGGGGCTGTGGTCCCTGGCCATCCTGGCCCTCGAGAGGTACGTTGTGGTCTGCAGACCCCTGGGAGACTTTCGGTTCAAGCACCGACACGCCGTGAGTGGCTGTGCCTTCACCTGGAGCTGGTCACTGCTCTGGACAACCCCACCACTCATGGGCTGGAGCAGCTACGTGCCTGAAG GTCTGAGAACCTCCTGTGGGCCCAACTGGTACACGGGCGGCAGCAACAACAACAGCTATATCCTGGCCTTGTTTGTCACCTGCTTTGTGATGCCCCTCAGCCTGATCCTCTTCTCCTACGCCAACCTGCTGATGACCCTGCGAGCG GCTGCGGCGCAGCAGCAGGAGTCGGACACGAcgcagcaggcggagcgggagGTGACCCGGATGGTGGTGGCGATGGTGATGGCCTTTCTCATCTGCTGGCTGCCCTACAGCACCTTTGCACTGGTGGTGGCCACCCACAAAGACATCACCATCCAGCCAGCTCTGGCATCTCTGCCCTCCTACTTCTCCAAGACCGCCACAGTTTACAATCCAATCATTTACGTCTTCATGAACAAACAg tTTCAGAGCTGCCTGCTGCAAATGGTGTGCTGTGGTTACCACCCCCGGGGGACTGGGAAAACCTCTCCGGCTGCCCCCCGTCCCCGCCCAGGCGTcgctgcagaggggctgcagaaTAAGGTGATGCCGTCTCACCCCGTCTGA
- the LOC135425572 gene encoding pinopsin isoform X2, with amino-acid sequence MYSPDSSQEPPNNGTPGPFDGPQWPHQAPRAVYLSVAVLMGLVVVSASVVNGLVIMVSIRYKKLRSPLNYILVNLAVADLLVTLCGSSVSLSNNISGFFVFGKRLCELEGFMVSLTGIVGLWSLAILALERYVVVCRPLGDFRFKHRHAVSGCAFTWSWSLLWTTPPLMGWSSYVPEGLRTSCGPNWYTGGSNNNSYILALFVTCFVMPLSLILFSYANLLMTLRAVSTVGTGCGAAAGVGHDAAGGAGGDPDGGGDGDGLSHLLAALQHLCTGGGHPQRHHHPASSGISALLLLQDRHSLQSNHLRLHEQTVSELPAANGVLWLPPPGDWENLSGCPPSPPRRRCRGAAE; translated from the exons ATGTACTCCCCCGACAGCTCGCAGGAGCCCCCAAATAACGGGACCCCGGGGCCCTTTGATGGCCCCCAGTGGCCCCACCAGGCCCCACGGGCCGTGTACCTGTCGGTGGCCGTGCTGATGGGCCTCGTCGTGGTCTCTGCCTCGGTGGTGAACGGCTTGGTCATCATGGTTTCCATCAGGTACAAGAAGCTCCGGTCCCCCCTGAACTACATCCTGGTGAACTTGGCCGTGGCCGACCTGCTGGTGACGCTCTGCGGCAGCTCCGTCAGCCTCTCCAACAACATCAGCGGCTTCTTTGTGTTTGGCAAGCGCCTGTGCGAGCTGGAGGGCTTCATGGTCTCCCTCACAG gCATCGTGGGGCTGTGGTCCCTGGCCATCCTGGCCCTCGAGAGGTACGTTGTGGTCTGCAGACCCCTGGGAGACTTTCGGTTCAAGCACCGACACGCCGTGAGTGGCTGTGCCTTCACCTGGAGCTGGTCACTGCTCTGGACAACCCCACCACTCATGGGCTGGAGCAGCTACGTGCCTGAAG GTCTGAGAACCTCCTGTGGGCCCAACTGGTACACGGGCGGCAGCAACAACAACAGCTATATCCTGGCCTTGTTTGTCACCTGCTTTGTGATGCCCCTCAGCCTGATCCTCTTCTCCTACGCCAACCTGCTGATGACCCTGCGAGCGGTAAGCACGGTGGGCACAG GCTGCGGCGCAGCAGCAGGAGTCGGACACGAcgcagcaggcggagcgggagGTGACCCGGATGGTGGTGGCGATGGTGATGGCCTTTCTCATCTGCTGGCTGCCCTACAGCACCTTTGCACTGGTGGTGGCCACCCACAAAGACATCACCATCCAGCCAGCTCTGGCATCTCTGCCCTCCTACTTCTCCAAGACCGCCACAGTTTACAATCCAATCATTTACGTCTTCATGAACAAACAg tTTCAGAGCTGCCTGCTGCAAATGGTGTGCTGTGGTTACCACCCCCGGGGGACTGGGAAAACCTCTCCGGCTGCCCCCCGTCCCCGCCCAGGCGTcgctgcagaggggctgcagaaTAA